The Zingiber officinale cultivar Zhangliang chromosome 10A, Zo_v1.1, whole genome shotgun sequence genome contains a region encoding:
- the LOC122026092 gene encoding lysine histidine transporter 1-like — METQGLSPPENYDSRQNQSEKEKEKEKEKAIDDWLPITSSRNAKWWYSAFHNVTAMVGAGVLSLPYAMSELGWGPGIAVMVISWIVTLYTLWQMVEMHEMVPGKRFDRYHELGQYAFGEKLGLYIVVPQQLIVEVGVCIVYMVTGGRSLKKFHDVVCSDCKQIKLTFFIMIFASVHFVLSQLPNFNSISGISLAAAVMSFSYSTIAWVASVDKGKQEHVEYGYKSDTQERTVMRFLAALGDVAFAYAGHNVVLEIQATIPSTPEKPSKKPMWKGVIVAYIVVALCYFPVAFVGYWAFGNGVEDNILVSLSRPHWLIAMANMMVVVHVIGSYQIYAMPVLDMMETVLVKRLRFPPGLTLRLITRSAYVAFTMFVGITFPFFGGLLSFFGGFAFAPTTYFLPCIMWLAIYKPRRFSLSWITNWICIILGVLLMILAPIGALRDIIGNIIDKQYKFYQ; from the exons ATGGAAACTCAAGGTCTATCACCCCCTGAGAACTACGACAGTAGACAAAATCAG AGCgaaaaggagaaggagaaggagaaggagaaggcgaTCGACGACTGGCTTCCCATCACATCCTCCCGCAACGCCAAGTGGTGGTACTCCGCCTTCCACAATGTCACCGCCATGGTCGGAGCTGGCGTCCTCAGTTTGCCTTACGCCATGTCCGAACTCGGATG GGGGCCTGGGATCGCCGTGATGGTCATTTCATGGATCGTGACCCTGTATACCCTGTGGCAAATGGTGGAGATGCACGAGATGGTTCCCGGGAAGCGATTCGATCGGTACCACGAGTTGGGACAATATGCTTTCGGCGAGAAGCTAGGCCTTTACATCGTCGTTCCCCAGCAGCTGATTGTGGAAGTCGGCGTCTGCATCGTCTACATGGTCACCGGCGGCAGATCCCTCAAGAAGTTCCACGACGTCGTCTGCTCTGACTGCAAGCAGATCAAGCTCACCTTTTTCATCATGATCTTCGCCTCTGTGCACTTTGTCCTCTCGCAGCTTCCCAACTTCAACTCTATTTCTGGGATATCTCTGGCCGCCGCTGTTATGTCTTTCAG TTATTCTACCATTGCATGGGTGGCTTCGGTGGACAAGGGGAAGCAGGAGCATGTGGAATACGGTTACAAATCTGATACACAAGAAAGGACTGTGATGAGGTTCCTGGCGGCGCTGGGAGATGTGGCCTTCGCGTACGCCGGCCACAACGTGGTGCTGGAAATCCAAGCCACCATTCCTTCCACTCCCGAGAAGCCTTCCAAGAAGCCGATGTGGAAGGGCGTGATCGTCGCCTACATCGTCGTCGCCCTCTGCTACTTCCCTGTGGCTTTCGTCGGCTACTGGGCCTTCGGCAACGGAGTCGAGGACAACATCCTGGTCTCTCTAAGCAGACCGCACTGGCTAATTGCCATGGCCAACATGATGGTCGTCGTTCACGTGATCGGAAGCTACCAG ATCTACGCGATGCCTGTGCTCGACATGATGGAGACGGTGCTGGTCAAAAGGCTTCGCTTTCCTCCTGGTCTAACTCTTCGCCTGATAACACGAAGTGCTTATGTCG CATTCACCATGTTCGTCGGCATAACCTTCCCCTTCTTCGGCGGACTACTCTCTTTCTTCGGCGGATTCGCGTTCGCCCCGACCACATACTTC CTTCCTTGCATCATGTGGCTTGCTATTTACAAACCCAGAAGGTTTAGCTTATCTTGGATCACTAATTGG ATCTGCATAATTCTTGGGGTCCTGCTGATGATCTTGGCTCCTATTGGTGCATTGCGAGACATCATCGGAAACATAATAGACAAGCAATACAAGTTCTACCAATGA